One genomic region from Sciurus carolinensis chromosome 2, mSciCar1.2, whole genome shotgun sequence encodes:
- the LOC124978199 gene encoding olfactory receptor 4F6-like, with protein MDQVNASVITEFVLLGLAQSLEMQFFLLLIFSLFYMGIILGNLFIVFTVIFDPHLHSPMYILLANLSLVDLGLSSTTVPRIISDLFTDYRVISFHNCMIQIFFIHIMGGVEMVLLIVMAYDRYTAICRPLHYLTIMNSKTCTLLVIAAWVIGVIHAVSQFVFVINLPFCDPNDVGSFYCDFPRVIKLACMDTYRLEFVVTANSGFISMGTFFFLIISYIFILVTVRQHSSSDLSKASFTLSAHITAVVMFFAPCMFLYVWPFPTRSLDTFFAIVDFVVTPVLNPVIYTLRNKDMKLAMRRLSGQVASSREMT; from the coding sequence ATGGACCAAGTAAATGCCTCTGTGATAACTGAATTTGTGTTACTGGGACTTGCACAATCCTTGGAAATGcagtttttccttcttctcatcttctctttattttacaTGGGAATTATTCTGGGAAACCTCTTCATTGTGTTCACAGTGATTTTCGATCCTCACTTACACTCCCCAATGTATATTCTTCTGGCCAACCTATCACTTGTTGACTTAGGTCTTTCATCTACCACAGTTCCTAGGATCATCTCTGATCTTTTCACTGATTATAGAGTCATTTCTTTCCACAACTGCATGATACAAATATTCTTTATCCACATTATGGGTGGAGTGGAGATGGTGTTGCTCATAGTCATGGCATATGACAGGTACACAGCCATCTGCAGGCCTCTCCACTACCTCACCATTATGAACTCCAAAACATGCACACTTTTGGTAATAGCTGCTTGGGTCATTGGAGTGATTCACGCTGTGTCTCAATTTGTTTTTGTCATAAATTTACCCTTCTGTGATCCCAATGATGTGGGGAGCTTTTATTGTGATTTTCCCAGGGTTATTAAACTTGCATGCATGGACACTTATAGACTGGAATTTGTAGTCACTGCCAACAGTGGCTTCATATCTATGGGTACCTTctttttcttgatcatttcctACATCTTTATTCTGGTCACTGTCCGACAACATTCTTCAAGTGATTTATCCAAAGCCTCCTTCACCTTGTCAGCTCACATCACAGCAGTGGTGATGTTTTTTGCTCCATGCATGTTTCTCTATGTGTGGCCTTTCCCCACTAGGTCATTGGATACATTTTTTGCTATTGTGGACTTCGTTGTCACCCCTGTCTTAAATCCTGTCATCTacactttaagaaataaagatatgaaGTTGGCAATGAGAAGGCTGAGTGGACAGGTTGCAAGTTCTAGGGAGATGACATAG
- the LOC124977703 gene encoding olfactory receptor 4F4 codes for MNNTNHSVVTEFVFLGLSNSQELQIFLFLFFFVFYIAIVFGNLLIVVTVASDSRLHSPMYFLLANLSLIDLSLSSATAPKMIADFFSTRKVISFKGCLAQIFLVHFFGGSELVILMAMAFDRYTAICKPLRYTTIMCRHMCAGIVAAAWGIGFLHSVSQLAFAVNLPFCGPNEVDSFYCDLPRVIKLACTDTYRLDVMVIANSGVLTVCSFVLLITSYTIILMTIQRRPSDRSSKALSTLTAHITVVLLFFGPCIFIYAWPFPVKSLDKFLAVFYSVVTPLLNPIIYTLRNEDMKRAMRRLEKWNVNSGIKS; via the exons ATGAATAATa CAAATCACTCTGTGGTGACTGAGTTCGTTTTCCTCGGACTCTCCAATTCTCAGGAACTCCagattttcctctttctgttcttttttgttttctacatagCAATTGTGTTTGGAAACCTTCTTATTGTCGTAACCGTGGCTTCCGACTCACGCCTTCactcccccatgtacttcttgCTGGCCAACCTCTCACTCATCGACCTGTCTCTGTCTTCAGCCACAGCCCCCAAGATGATTGCTGACTTTTTCAGTACGCGCAAAGTCATCTCTTTCAAGGGCTGTCTGGCTCAGATATTTCTCGTTCACTTCTTCGGTGGAAGTGAGTTGGTGATCCTCATGGCCATGGCCTTTGACAGATATACAGCGATCTGTAAACCCCTCCGCTACACTACAATTATGTGCCGCCACATGTGTGCTGGCATTGTGGCTGCTGCGTGGGGGATTGGTTTCCTCCACTCGGTGAGCCAGTTAGCCTTCGCAGTGAACTTACCCTTCTGTGGTCCCAACGAGGTGGATAGCTTTTACTGTGACCTCCCTCGGGTAATCAAACTTGCCTGTACGGACACCTACAGGTTGGATGTCATGGTCATTGCTAACAGTGGAGTGCTCACTGTGTGTTCTTTTGTTCTCCTGATCACCTCCTACACCATCATCCTAATGACCATCCAGCGTCGCCCTTCCGATAGGTCATCCAAAGCTCTGTCCACTTTGACTGCTCACATCACagtagttcttttgttttttggaccATGCATCTTTATTTATGCCTGGCCATTCCCTGTCAAGTCATTAGATAAATTCCttgctgttttttattctgtggtCACTCCTCTCTTGAACCCAATTATATACACGCTGAGGAACGAAGACATGAAGAGGGCAATGAGACGGCTGGAAAAATGGAATGTGAATTCAGGGATAAAATCTTAG